The Microcoleus sp. AS-A8 genome segment GATGACAGCAACGCCCATTCCCCGCACTCTCGCACTAACCTTACACGGCGATTTGGACGTGAGTCAGATTGATGAATTGCCGCCCGGACGTCAGCAGATTCACACCACCGTACTATCAGGGAAGGAACGCAACCATGCTTATGAGCTGATTCGTCGGGAGATTGTGCAAGGGCGTCAAGCGTATATTGTCTTGCCCCTGATTGAAGAATCAGAAAAATTGGATTTGCGATCAGCGGTTGAAGAGCATCAACGACTGTCTGAAAGTATTTTCCCAGAATGTCAGGTTGGTTTGCTCCATGGTCGCATGAGTTCAGCCCAAAAGGATGAGGCGCTGAATGCATTCCGGGACAACCAAACTCAAATCATCGTTTCGACTACCGTCATTGAAGTGGGTGTGGATGTCCCCAACGCTACAGTGATGATGATAGAAAATGCCGAGCGTTTTGGATTATCTCAGTTGCACCAGTTGCGAGGTCGTGTCGGTCGGGGTTCTCACCAATCTTACTGCTTACTGATGAGCGGTTCCAAAACGGATACAGCCCGTCAACGTTTGGGTGTGTTGGAACAATCCCAGGATGGCTTTTTTATCTCTGAAATGGATATGCGCTTCCGGGGGCCGGGGGAAGTATTGGGTAAGCGACAATCAGGGTTAGCGGATTTTGCGTTAGCCAGTTTGGTGGAAGACCAAGACGTTTTAAATTTGGCACGGGATGCAGCGGAGAAAATCATTATCCAGGATGACACCTTGGAGAGTTGGCCTTTGATGAAACAGGAGTTGGAATATCGTTACTCTAAGCTCATGGGTGGCGCTATTTTGACTTAAAGGCGATCAGCTTATTCAAAGAACTTGTCTCCACTTTCTTTGTGGAGTTCTTGGAGGTATTTTTCCCGCAGGTTATTGCTTATCTGGAACCCGGTTCTATAGCAATTCTCAGTTGCCTGTACTACACGGTAAGGGCACGACATGTCGTGCCCCTACAGGGTTTTTCTTTACCAAACGCTCTTCTCTCAAGTCAAAAACAGTTAAATCGCCACCTGTTCCCCAATTCGGTGTGCCTTAATTAAATTCGTAACACCCGTAATTGCCAGGGGCAAACCTGCAATCATCACCACAATATCTCCCTTCTCCACAAATCCATGTTGGAGAGCCGCTTGCTCCGCCAAAATAATCATGGCGTCTGTGTTATGAACTTCCTGCAACTGTAAAGACTGAACACCCCAGTAAAGTGTCAACCGACGCTGCACTTCTTCGGTTGGTGTGACAGCAACCACCGGAATCTGCTGGCGATACTTAGAGAGAAGGCGTGTGGTGAAACCGTGTTCTGTGAAGCAAATAATCGCCTTAGCATTAATATTCTGCGCCAGTTGACAAGCGGCATACCCAACCGCGTTGGAAATCGTGTGTTCCCGCTTCCCATTGATGAACATCGAAGACGCCGCCAAACGGTCCTCGGTGGTTTCGGCAATACTCGCCATCGTCTTCACCGCTTCTACCGGGTAGCGACCCACTGAGGTTTCGCCCGAAAGCATAATCGCATCTGTACCCTCCAGAATCGCATTGGCAACATCAGAAACCTCAGCCCTGGTTGGGCGAGGGTTTTGAATCATCGATTCCAGCATCTGGGTTGCAGTAATCACGGGCTTTTGATAGCTGTGACAGGTGTCAATTAAGGTCTTCTGAATGCGAGGAACTTCTTCCAAGAGCATTTCCACGCCCAAGTCTCCACGCGCCACCATGATTACATCGGCAGCCGCCACAACTGCCTCCATATCTTCTACCGCCTCGTGACGCTCCACTTTGGCGATGATGTGAGTCGATTTACCAGCGCTTCTCACAATCTCTCGGACTTGCTCCAAATCAGAGGCTTTCCGCACAAAGGACAAGGCGACGTAATCCACGCCTTGCTCTAAGCCAAACATCAAGTCTTCTTTATCCTTATCGGTTAGAGGAGGAGCTGAGATTGAACCGGTCGGGAGGTTAATTCCCTTATGACTTTTTAACTCTCCCCCGTAGATAACGGTGCAGTGAATCTCATCCCCACTCACCTGCTCTACCTTAAGTTTGAGTAAGCCATCGTTGAGCAGGATGGCGTCTCCTGCTTTCACATCCTGAGCTAAGCTTTTGTAGGTTGAACTAAACCGTTGTGCTGTGCCGAGGATATCTTCCATCGTGATCGTCGTCTTCTCACCTTCTTGAAGAACGACGCCATCTTCCATGTCCCCAACGCGGATTTTAGGCCCTTGTAAATCTTGAAGAATGGCAATTGGGCGTTTGAGGTCAGCAGCAACTTTGCGAACGGTGCGGATGTACTCTAGATGGGTCGCGTGTTCGCCATGAGAGAAGTTCAGCCGAACCACGTTCATCCCAGCTTCGACCATGGCTTTGAGGGTGTCATAGTCAGAACTGGCAGGCCCAAGAGTGCAGATAATTTTGGTTTTACGCATAAACACGTCTACTCTGTCAAGAGTTTTTGTACTTATTGTGTCCATTGCCTTCTACCTTTTATAGTTCTGCCCTTCCGGACGTTTAACAGAGTCTTGAATAAATGACGTTGACCCCTGAGAGTTCCTTTACATTTCGATTAGAGAAATAGCTGTTATCTCGATTTAATTTCAATCTACGCTTAGCAGAATTAAGCTCTCACGATGTTAGCCCTACCGTTAAGTTCGGCGTTGATTGATGTTCCGTCATTGGCACGGAACTCCCACACAATGATACTCGTATTCTTGCCAAAGGAATGTTTTCTCTAACACTCTCAGCATAAATTCAAGATTAAAGAGGGTGAGCATTGCCCACCCTTGTTTTTGCTTGTAGAAATAGGTGAGGTTCAATTTCCCTATTTTTACTATCTTTCATCCCCTTTTTGAGAGGACTTTTCCGGTCATGCCGACGCTAAAAAGGGATTTTTGGCAATTAACATTAAGCCTTCACCTTTTCAACCGCGGCGCGAACCATTTGATTGGCATAACCCCATTCATTGTCATACCAGCTCATGACTTTGACCAAGTCACCATCAACAACTTGGGTCATGGTTAAATCAACAATTGAAGCGTGGGCATCACCCACAATATCAGAGGAGACGATTTCTTCATCAGAAGCGCTCATGATACCTTTATAGCGATCGCTTTCGGCTTCTTCTCGGAAAATAGTGTTAATTTCCTCAACCGTTGTGGGTCTTTCGGTGACGAAGACAATATCAGAGATAGAACCCACCGGAATCGGGGCACGAACGGCTACACCATCGAATTTCCCTTTATACTGAGGTAACACTTTGGTGGTTGCGATCGCAGCTCCTGTTGTACTCGGAACAAAGTTAGCCGCTGCCGCTCGTCCTTCACGCACTTGCTTTTTACTTGGCCCATCCACAATTGCCTGAGTGGCAGTATAAGCGTGAATAGTTGTCAGAATTGCTTTCTTGATACCAATTCGACGCCCCATCACTTCCACTACGGGTGAAATACAGTTGGTGGTACAACTGGCACAAGAGAAAATGTTATCGGATTCTGGGACATGGTTAACCCCATATACTACCGTTTCGATTCCTTCACTCTTCGTGGGAGCCGAAAGAATCACGGATTTTGCACCCGCCTGAATGTGTTTTTCTAACGCTTCCTTATTGGTGAAAAGACCTGTACATTCAAAGACTAAATCAATTCCCAAGCTCCCCCAAGGCAATTGAGCCGGGTCTCTTTCACTCACAACTTTGTAATGTTTTCCGTCTATAATCAAGCTATTTTCATCACTCTCAACCTTATTTTTAGACCGACCATAGACGGTGTCGTAGTTGAGTAAATAAGCCAGATTTTCCGGTGGAACGAGGTCATTAACCGCTACGAGTTCCAAATCGGGATTGTCCTGAATGATTTTAAAAACGGCTCTGCCGATTCTGCCGAATCCATTAATTGCTACTTTTGCCATTGTGACACTCCTTTGGCTGTGGATCGTTTTTCGAGCTTTCCCAAATAACTGCTCTTTCTTCCCGCCTTAGTCAACTTTCGTCAATTTTAGGTTCCCAACCAACTTTAACTACACCTATTTCAAGTTACCTGAAACTTAACAAAAAATTTGGTTGAATCGTCACAATGGTCTAGTGGCCCAATCCAGGCATTCGTTTAAAAGTATCAAAGTGATACCAAGTCATAGTTTTGTTGCTACACAGACGCTTTTTCCATGGCTATCACAAGTCCCACGAATGAGCGGGAAGCCTAGTTGTGGAAGTGTCAAATTCTAAGTAAATACACAAAGGACGGATGCCCTAGCGAGGAATTGCTGAGTCATCTTTAATCATGAAATAAGAACATTTGGAGCAACCTTACTGAACTGACTTGAGTTATTAAGCCCCTAGACAACTGTTGAGCGCAAAGTCATTTATCCCCACTTCATTCAAAAAAAATGAATTGAAAATGAATTAAAAATGAACCAAAAATGAAAAAGATTGACTTAGTCATTCAGCCAATAGCCTCTTCCTTTAACCGTTAATTTATGATATAAAAAAAATAGTATTGAAAGGGAGTAGCTCCTGGTAGCCAATTGACCAGGACACCTGAATCAACATACTGGCGAAAAGCCTGGTTCAGGTGACAAGTTTTAACTCTCAGTTCAGCATGAGGCAGGGTTCTGGGCTGAAACTGCAAAAACTTGGGAGCGAGACTTTCACTGAGTTCACATCGGATGTGAGCTTGGTGAGGTTTTAGGCGTCTCATCAAGCTCTATCCGGTCAGCTGGAAATTGAGAGGAGCTTGAGAGAATGTTAGCAGCTTTTACGGCAGGTCTATTACTGATTACTATTTCTGAGTTAGGCGATAAAACTTTTTTTATTGCTGTTATTTTGGCTATGCGCCATTCACGACGCTTGGTCTTTTTGGGTGTTTTAGCCGCCCTAGCTGCCATGACCTTGCTATCTGTAATGTTAGGGCAGATAGTATCCTTGCTTCCCAAGCATTATATTCATTTTGGTGAAATTTCTTTATTTATC includes the following:
- the pyk gene encoding pyruvate kinase, whose translation is MRKTKIICTLGPASSDYDTLKAMVEAGMNVVRLNFSHGEHATHLEYIRTVRKVAADLKRPIAILQDLQGPKIRVGDMEDGVVLQEGEKTTITMEDILGTAQRFSSTYKSLAQDVKAGDAILLNDGLLKLKVEQVSGDEIHCTVIYGGELKSHKGINLPTGSISAPPLTDKDKEDLMFGLEQGVDYVALSFVRKASDLEQVREIVRSAGKSTHIIAKVERHEAVEDMEAVVAAADVIMVARGDLGVEMLLEEVPRIQKTLIDTCHSYQKPVITATQMLESMIQNPRPTRAEVSDVANAILEGTDAIMLSGETSVGRYPVEAVKTMASIAETTEDRLAASSMFINGKREHTISNAVGYAACQLAQNINAKAIICFTEHGFTTRLLSKYRQQIPVVAVTPTEEVQRRLTLYWGVQSLQLQEVHNTDAMIILAEQAALQHGFVEKGDIVVMIAGLPLAITGVTNLIKAHRIGEQVAI
- the gap gene encoding type I glyceraldehyde-3-phosphate dehydrogenase — translated: MAKVAINGFGRIGRAVFKIIQDNPDLELVAVNDLVPPENLAYLLNYDTVYGRSKNKVESDENSLIIDGKHYKVVSERDPAQLPWGSLGIDLVFECTGLFTNKEALEKHIQAGAKSVILSAPTKSEGIETVVYGVNHVPESDNIFSCASCTTNCISPVVEVMGRRIGIKKAILTTIHAYTATQAIVDGPSKKQVREGRAAAANFVPSTTGAAIATTKVLPQYKGKFDGVAVRAPIPVGSISDIVFVTERPTTVEEINTIFREEAESDRYKGIMSASDEEIVSSDIVGDAHASIVDLTMTQVVDGDLVKVMSWYDNEWGYANQMVRAAVEKVKA